A single region of the Microlunatus panaciterrae genome encodes:
- a CDS encoding YccF domain-containing protein, with protein MRTLLNIIWFVFSGFWLWLGYMLAGLICCLLIVTIPWGIASFRLANYAAWPFGRTVVDKPSAGVGAALGNVVWILAAGWWLTLTHIATGIALCVTVIGIPMGIANFKLIPVALMPLGKQIVAQR; from the coding sequence ATGCGTACCCTGCTCAACATCATCTGGTTCGTGTTCAGCGGATTCTGGCTGTGGTTGGGCTACATGCTGGCCGGCCTCATCTGCTGCCTGCTGATCGTGACCATCCCCTGGGGGATCGCCTCGTTCCGGCTGGCCAACTACGCCGCGTGGCCGTTCGGCCGCACCGTAGTCGACAAGCCGAGCGCTGGCGTCGGCGCCGCTCTCGGCAACGTCGTCTGGATCCTCGCCGCAGGCTGGTGGCTCACCCTCACCCACATCGCGACCGGCATCGCGCTCTGCGTCACCGTCATCGGCATCCCCATGGGCATCGCCAACTTCAAGCTGATTCCGGTGGCGCTGATGCCCCTCGGCAAGCAGATCGTCGCGCAGCGCTGA
- a CDS encoding transglutaminase-like domain-containing protein produces MRRTVTAHLEVTLSGRTNLIYCIAAAANSTFERELLTISVDGTTVQPREIADLHGTRLHQLVADGKRVVLDYDCAVSGQADPPANDLDLITYLRPSRYCESDTLGPTAASEFSGLDGRSLLDAVTQWVADKLSYVAGSSVPTDGAVQTLLDRRGVCRDFAHLAIALLRALNVPARLAAVYAPGLSPMEFHAVAEAYVDGAWQVVDPTRMAPRQSMLRIATGRDAADTAFLTNHWATLTLDMLWVTAVVDALPNDDGRQLVQLR; encoded by the coding sequence ATGAGACGCACCGTCACGGCCCATCTCGAGGTCACCCTGTCCGGCCGGACGAACCTCATCTACTGCATCGCCGCCGCCGCCAACTCGACCTTCGAACGGGAGCTGCTGACCATCAGCGTGGACGGGACCACGGTGCAGCCACGGGAGATCGCGGACCTGCACGGCACCCGACTGCATCAGCTGGTCGCCGACGGGAAGCGAGTGGTGCTCGACTACGACTGTGCAGTCAGCGGCCAGGCTGACCCTCCGGCCAACGATCTGGACCTGATCACTTATCTTCGGCCGAGCCGGTACTGCGAGTCGGACACCCTCGGCCCGACCGCAGCCAGCGAGTTCAGCGGGCTCGACGGCCGATCGCTGCTGGACGCCGTCACCCAGTGGGTCGCGGACAAGCTGAGCTACGTCGCCGGCTCGAGTGTGCCGACCGACGGCGCCGTGCAGACCCTGCTCGACCGGCGGGGCGTCTGTCGTGACTTCGCTCACCTGGCCATCGCCCTGCTGCGGGCCCTGAACGTGCCGGCCCGGCTTGCCGCCGTCTACGCCCCCGGCCTCTCGCCGATGGAGTTCCACGCAGTCGCCGAGGCCTACGTCGACGGTGCCTGGCAGGTCGTGGACCCGACCCGGATGGCGCCACGTCAGAGCATGCTGCGGATCGCCACTGGCCGCGACGCCGCGGACACCGCGTTCCTGACCAACCACTGGGCGACTCTGACGCTGGACATGCTGTGGGTGACAGCTGTCGTGGACGCGCTGCCGAACGACGATGGCCGCCAACTGGTCCAGCTGCGCTGA
- a CDS encoding glycine C-acetyltransferase translates to MKDGLAAELAQLKSEGLYKAEAVLTTPQAAEIGVGGGTVLNLCANNYLGLADHPAMIEAAKAALDRWGFGMASVRFICGTSQIHKDLEARISGFLHTEDTILYSSCFDANTGLFETLLGPEDAIISDELNHASIIDGVRLCKARRLRYRNRDMADLELQLKSAADARYRMIATDGVFSMDGYVAPLDQIVELAERYDALVMVDDSHAVGFVGPTGAGTPELFGVQDKVDIVTGTLGKALGGASGGYTAARSEIVEMLRQRSRPYLFSNSLAPAIAAAAIATLDLLETSGELLTRLRDNTAYFRAEMGRRGFEIPESDHPIVPVMIGDAVQAAALADRLFAEGIYVRAFSFPVVPRGKARIRTQMSAAHSRDDLDRAIAAFERARS, encoded by the coding sequence ATGAAGGACGGGCTGGCGGCGGAGCTGGCGCAGTTGAAGAGCGAGGGGCTCTACAAGGCAGAGGCCGTGCTCACGACGCCGCAGGCGGCGGAGATCGGCGTCGGTGGCGGGACCGTACTCAACCTCTGTGCCAACAACTACCTGGGCCTTGCCGACCACCCAGCCATGATCGAGGCGGCCAAGGCGGCACTCGACCGCTGGGGCTTCGGCATGGCCTCGGTCCGCTTCATCTGTGGGACCAGCCAGATCCACAAGGATCTGGAGGCACGAATCAGCGGCTTCCTGCACACCGAGGACACGATTCTCTACAGCTCCTGCTTCGACGCCAATACTGGCCTGTTCGAGACGCTGCTCGGCCCTGAGGATGCGATCATCTCCGACGAGCTGAACCATGCCAGCATCATCGACGGGGTCCGGCTGTGCAAGGCCAGGCGGCTGCGGTACCGCAACCGCGACATGGCCGATCTCGAGCTGCAGCTGAAGTCCGCCGCTGACGCCCGCTATCGGATGATCGCCACCGACGGTGTGTTCTCGATGGACGGCTACGTGGCACCGCTGGACCAGATCGTCGAGCTGGCGGAGCGTTACGACGCTCTGGTGATGGTCGACGACTCCCATGCCGTGGGCTTCGTCGGACCGACGGGGGCAGGCACACCGGAGCTGTTCGGCGTCCAGGACAAGGTCGATATCGTCACCGGCACGTTGGGCAAGGCGCTGGGTGGTGCCAGCGGTGGCTACACGGCCGCGCGCAGCGAGATCGTGGAGATGTTGCGCCAGCGCTCGAGGCCCTATCTGTTCTCGAACTCACTCGCGCCGGCGATCGCCGCGGCAGCCATCGCCACCTTGGACTTGCTGGAGACCTCAGGGGAGCTGCTGACCCGATTGCGCGACAACACCGCCTACTTCCGGGCCGAGATGGGCCGGCGGGGCTTTGAGATCCCCGAGTCGGATCATCCGATCGTGCCGGTGATGATCGGCGACGCGGTCCAGGCCGCCGCGCTGGCCGACAGGCTGTTCGCCGAGGGGATCTACGTCCGCGCCTTCAGCTTCCCGGTCGTGCCCCGAGGCAAGGCCAGAATCCGGACTCAGATGTCGGCCGCGCACTCCCGAGATGATCTTGATCGGGCCATTGCCGCGTTTGAGCGGGCCCGCAGCTAG
- a CDS encoding thioredoxin family protein → MGTTTLTAQNFQQTVSGKGIVFVDFWASWCGPCLRFAPTYDKAAELNPDIVFGKVDTEAERALAAAAGISSIPTLMAFRDGILVFSQPGALPPQALNQVIASVRALDMDKVRATATSSKASAH, encoded by the coding sequence ATGGGTACGACCACCCTCACCGCTCAGAACTTCCAGCAGACGGTGTCCGGCAAGGGCATCGTGTTCGTCGACTTCTGGGCCTCCTGGTGCGGCCCCTGCCTGCGGTTCGCGCCTACCTATGACAAGGCGGCAGAACTCAACCCGGACATCGTGTTCGGGAAGGTGGACACCGAAGCCGAGCGGGCGCTTGCTGCCGCAGCCGGCATCTCCTCGATTCCGACGCTGATGGCGTTCCGGGACGGGATTCTGGTGTTCTCGCAGCCCGGCGCCCTGCCGCCGCAGGCGCTCAACCAGGTCATCGCCTCGGTTCGGGCGCTCGACATGGACAAGGTCCGCGCCACCGCCACCTCCTCCAAAGCCAGCGCGCACTGA
- a CDS encoding HNH endonuclease signature motif containing protein: MTVLVDAPATSQPETPTTPTVPVPLLPDLTAALDTLIVTVESGALDALADDDLLAFTQQFERLRNLHARVDHRIVVACDRSELAVRHLRRTTQGLLTEVLRISPVEARRRVQAAHALAPRPSPTGETRPARYARLAAVAASGTASTETVSIAVGCLDRLEARFSANSAELGWAEDQLCAPAAAFAPTDFRQIAATLTDILFPDGLLDDETIQDSRELTLTRSADGSYRLQGRLTGVCGSLWAAALSPLSAPRAEDPGGQDRRSAAQRQHDAFHEAGLRLLRAGGLPDSGGTPCTMIVLIHLEDLLQRTGHGQTSDGQRVPVAELLKLASEAELIPVVLTRTGIPLTLGRAARSATKHQTLALIARDGGCSFPGCDHPPEWCDRHHIQAWRDNGRTDIDNLTLLCHYHHNNFEHRGWTCRLRHGLPAWIPPRWIDPHQQPLVNTRIIARHQALLAADAPP; the protein is encoded by the coding sequence ATGACCGTGCTCGTCGATGCACCCGCCACTAGCCAGCCGGAGACGCCGACGACCCCGACTGTCCCGGTCCCGTTGCTTCCCGATCTCACCGCCGCGCTCGACACACTGATCGTCACTGTTGAGTCCGGGGCGCTTGACGCGCTCGCCGATGACGACCTGTTGGCATTCACGCAGCAGTTCGAGAGGCTGCGTAACCTGCACGCGCGGGTCGACCACCGGATCGTGGTCGCCTGTGACCGTTCGGAGCTCGCGGTCCGGCACCTTCGTCGGACCACCCAGGGGCTGCTCACCGAGGTGCTCAGGATCTCCCCCGTCGAAGCGCGCCGTCGTGTCCAGGCAGCGCACGCCCTGGCGCCGCGACCATCCCCGACCGGCGAAACGAGGCCCGCCAGGTACGCGCGGCTGGCCGCAGTTGCCGCGAGCGGGACCGCTTCCACCGAAACAGTCAGCATCGCGGTCGGTTGTCTCGACCGGCTGGAAGCCAGATTCTCGGCCAACTCAGCCGAGCTCGGCTGGGCCGAGGATCAGCTGTGTGCCCCTGCGGCAGCCTTCGCCCCGACCGACTTCCGCCAGATCGCCGCCACCCTCACTGACATCCTGTTTCCGGACGGGCTGCTGGACGATGAGACCATCCAGGATTCCCGCGAGCTCACTCTCACCAGAAGCGCTGACGGGTCCTACCGGCTGCAGGGCCGACTCACCGGAGTCTGCGGGTCGCTGTGGGCGGCGGCACTCTCCCCGCTGTCCGCACCTCGCGCCGAGGACCCAGGCGGCCAGGATCGACGCTCTGCCGCGCAACGACAGCACGACGCGTTTCACGAAGCCGGTCTCCGGCTGCTGCGTGCCGGTGGTCTGCCCGACTCCGGCGGCACTCCGTGCACCATGATCGTTCTCATCCACCTTGAGGACCTGCTGCAGCGCACCGGTCACGGCCAGACCAGCGACGGTCAGCGGGTCCCCGTCGCCGAGCTGTTGAAGCTCGCCAGCGAGGCCGAGCTCATTCCGGTGGTCCTCACCCGCACCGGCATTCCCCTCACCCTCGGACGCGCTGCCCGGAGCGCAACGAAGCACCAGACCCTGGCGCTCATCGCACGCGACGGCGGCTGCAGCTTTCCCGGCTGTGACCACCCGCCGGAGTGGTGCGATCGGCACCACATCCAGGCGTGGCGCGACAACGGCCGAACCGACATCGACAATCTCACCCTCCTGTGCCACTACCACCACAACAACTTCGAGCATCGGGGCTGGACCTGCCGGCTTCGCCACGGCTTGCCGGCCTGGATCCCGCCGAGGTGGATCGACCCGCACCAGCAGCCTCTGGTCAACACCCGGATCATTGCCCGACACCAGGCACTCCTCGCCGCTGACGCCCCTCCCTAG
- a CDS encoding sulfatase: MPKPNVILILSDDHGYADRGRMGHHADVRTPALDRLADEGLTCPDAYVTAPICSPSRAAIISGGYQQRWGATWFSTSRFADERPTLAEGLADLGYATGYLGKVHYGPEQRGDRACPPHHGFADTYYGLAGQQQGRLNYLRHSHVAVDEYGEEASWRMAVQPMLNGDQEEELEGFLTAELGRRARGFVDDHAEQPFFLMLAFNAVHNFCWQLPPEELERRGLPTGSDWHDSASESYADWYDGAISPNLEHGREYYLAQLELMDAEIGRLLDHLDGAGLADDTIVVYLTDNGGSTCNYGDNAPLAGTKYTLWEGGIRVPFLVRWPAGGWHGGHDRAGLVSSLDLYPTLLAAAGAPQAVLDASDGVDLAALLRGGPDNGHDSLHWDCGFQWAVRTGNLKLRYADGSDPVAVGIRAVEHADVGDGLALFDLAADVGETTDLAAQRPADVARLTALHDAWRADVGLPITNTAP, encoded by the coding sequence GTGCCGAAGCCCAATGTGATCTTGATCTTGTCCGACGATCATGGCTACGCCGACCGGGGCAGGATGGGCCACCATGCGGATGTCCGCACACCGGCGCTGGACCGGCTGGCCGACGAAGGCCTCACCTGCCCGGACGCCTATGTCACTGCCCCCATCTGCAGCCCGTCGCGGGCGGCGATCATCAGCGGCGGCTACCAGCAGCGGTGGGGGGCCACCTGGTTCTCCACCTCTCGATTCGCCGACGAGCGCCCGACGCTGGCCGAGGGACTCGCTGACCTCGGCTACGCCACCGGCTACCTCGGCAAGGTGCACTACGGTCCCGAGCAGCGCGGGGACCGCGCCTGCCCACCGCACCACGGCTTCGCCGACACCTACTACGGTCTCGCCGGTCAGCAGCAGGGCCGGCTCAACTACCTGCGGCACTCACACGTCGCTGTCGACGAGTACGGCGAGGAGGCCTCCTGGCGGATGGCTGTCCAGCCGATGCTCAATGGAGACCAGGAGGAGGAACTGGAGGGATTCCTGACCGCTGAGCTCGGACGGCGAGCTCGGGGCTTCGTCGATGATCACGCCGAGCAGCCATTCTTCCTGATGCTGGCCTTCAACGCTGTCCACAACTTCTGTTGGCAGCTGCCGCCGGAGGAGCTCGAGCGACGTGGGTTGCCGACCGGGTCAGACTGGCATGACAGTGCCTCGGAGTCGTACGCCGATTGGTACGACGGCGCCATCAGCCCCAACCTCGAGCACGGCCGCGAGTACTACCTGGCCCAGTTGGAGCTGATGGATGCCGAGATCGGCCGACTCCTTGATCATCTGGACGGCGCCGGGCTGGCTGACGACACGATCGTCGTCTACTTGACGGACAACGGTGGCTCGACCTGCAACTACGGTGACAACGCGCCGCTGGCCGGCACCAAGTACACCCTCTGGGAGGGCGGCATCAGGGTGCCGTTTCTGGTCCGCTGGCCGGCTGGTGGCTGGCATGGTGGTCACGACCGGGCTGGGCTGGTGAGCTCGTTGGACCTCTACCCCACCCTGCTGGCGGCGGCAGGCGCACCCCAGGCCGTGCTCGATGCCTCGGACGGCGTCGACCTGGCTGCGTTACTGCGCGGCGGTCCGGACAACGGGCACGACTCGTTGCATTGGGACTGTGGCTTCCAGTGGGCGGTCCGCACCGGGAACCTCAAGCTGCGCTACGCCGACGGGAGCGACCCGGTCGCGGTGGGGATTCGCGCTGTCGAACACGCCGACGTCGGCGATGGTCTTGCCCTGTTCGACCTGGCAGCCGACGTCGGCGAGACCACCGACCTGGCAGCACAGCGACCCGCCGATGTCGCCCGGCTGACCGCTCTCCACGACGCCTGGCGAGCCGACGTCGGACTGCCCATAACCAATACCGCGCCCTGA
- a CDS encoding ABC transporter ATP-binding protein, translated as MATVQFSDATRVYPGADHPSVDKLSLEIGDGEFMVLVGPSGCGKSTSLRMLAGLEEVNSGSIHIGDRDVTDLPPKDRDIAMVFQNYALYPHMTVGDNMGFALKMANVPKAERQQRVQDAAKLLGLEDFLNRKPKALSGGQRQRVAMGRAIVRQPQVFLMDEPLSNLDAKLRVSTRTQIAALQTRLGVTTVYVTHDQIEAMTMGDRVAVMKDGVLQQVDSPLHLYDTPKNLFVAGFIGSPAMNLIEGTVAEGGIQVGDYTVPVPREWLAKAAGEKSLTIGIRPENFRMSDTNEGIGLDVAVVEELGADAYLYGTLAGLSEDERLTAQQIVARISSRNPPKRGSTVRLIADPEHFHVFSTKTGDRLS; from the coding sequence ATGGCCACAGTTCAGTTCAGTGACGCGACGCGCGTCTACCCGGGTGCTGATCACCCCTCAGTCGACAAGCTCAGCCTCGAGATCGGCGACGGCGAGTTCATGGTGCTCGTCGGACCGTCCGGTTGTGGCAAGTCCACGTCGCTCCGGATGCTTGCCGGTCTGGAAGAGGTCAACTCGGGCAGCATCCACATCGGCGACCGAGACGTCACCGACCTGCCGCCCAAGGATCGCGACATCGCTATGGTCTTCCAGAACTATGCGCTGTACCCCCACATGACGGTGGGCGACAACATGGGCTTCGCCCTGAAGATGGCCAACGTCCCCAAGGCCGAGCGTCAGCAGCGGGTGCAGGACGCCGCCAAGCTCCTCGGTCTGGAGGACTTCCTCAACCGCAAGCCGAAGGCCCTCTCCGGTGGCCAGCGTCAGCGCGTTGCGATGGGTCGAGCCATCGTGCGTCAGCCGCAGGTCTTCCTGATGGACGAGCCGCTGTCCAACCTGGACGCTAAGCTCCGTGTCTCGACCCGCACCCAGATCGCCGCTCTGCAGACCCGGCTTGGGGTCACCACGGTCTACGTGACGCACGACCAGATCGAGGCCATGACGATGGGCGACCGGGTCGCGGTGATGAAGGACGGCGTGCTGCAGCAGGTCGACAGCCCGCTCCACCTGTACGACACCCCGAAGAACCTGTTCGTGGCCGGCTTCATCGGCTCGCCCGCCATGAACCTGATCGAGGGCACTGTCGCCGAGGGTGGCATCCAGGTCGGTGACTACACCGTCCCCGTCCCGCGTGAGTGGTTGGCCAAGGCCGCAGGAGAGAAGTCGCTGACCATCGGCATCCGCCCGGAGAACTTCCGGATGAGCGACACCAACGAGGGCATCGGCCTCGATGTCGCCGTCGTCGAGGAGCTCGGCGCAGACGCCTACCTCTACGGCACCCTCGCTGGCCTGTCCGAGGACGAGAGGCTCACGGCGCAGCAGATCGTGGCCCGCATCTCGTCGCGGAACCCACCGAAGCGTGGCTCGACGGTCCGGCTGATCGCCGACCCGG
- a CDS encoding O-acetyl-ADP-ribose deacetylase has protein sequence MTEISLVRGDITDQTVDAIVNAANSSLLGGGGVDGAIHRRGGPEILAACRALRASDYPDGLPAGQAVATTAGALSARWVIHTVGPVFSAREDRSALLASCYRESLRVADELGVESIAFPAISMGVYRWPIEDGARLALETVRSTPSKVTEIRFVLFDPAAHQAFAARL, from the coding sequence ATGACTGAGATCTCGCTGGTCCGCGGCGACATCACCGACCAGACCGTGGACGCGATCGTGAACGCGGCCAACTCGTCCCTGCTGGGTGGTGGCGGTGTCGACGGCGCCATCCATCGCAGGGGCGGCCCGGAGATCCTGGCAGCTTGCCGAGCCCTGCGCGCCTCCGACTACCCGGATGGCCTCCCGGCGGGACAGGCGGTGGCCACGACCGCGGGGGCACTGTCGGCACGCTGGGTGATCCACACGGTCGGTCCCGTCTTCTCTGCACGCGAGGACCGCTCAGCTTTGCTGGCCTCCTGCTACCGCGAGTCACTGCGTGTCGCCGACGAGCTCGGCGTCGAGTCGATCGCCTTCCCGGCCATCTCCATGGGGGTCTACCGTTGGCCGATCGAGGACGGAGCACGCCTGGCGCTCGAGACGGTGCGGTCCACACCGTCGAAGGTGACGGAGATCCGCTTCGTACTCTTCGACCCTGCCGCTCACCAGGCCTTCGCCGCCCGGCTGTAG
- a CDS encoding L-serine ammonia-lyase: MSVSVFDLFSIGIGPSSSHTVGPMRAAGRFISTLAEAGVLDRVTRVRSELFGSLGATGHGHGSYNAVLWGLEGENPETVDTVRGPERATLVKATGRLRLGGSHEIDFDPDHDLVLHRRRSLPFHPNGMTFTAWQGSEVVAERTYYSIGGGFVLGADSSGRPELRPDATSVPYPFRTANELLAQCEDHSMSISAVMMANECARRSEQDVRAGLLRLWSTMADCIAKGCATPGVLPGGLKVRRRAAELHLRLVADAGQFRHAVDPLAAMDWVTLWALAVNEENASGGRIVTAPTNGAAGIIPAVLQYAVRFVPGTDDDAIVSFLLVAGAIGSIYQQTASISGAEVGCQGEVGTACSMAAAALAEILGGTPRQVENAAEIGMEHHLGLTCDPVGGLVQIPCIERNAVGSVQAITAARLALYGDGAHTVSLDKVIKTMMETGADMKVKYKETARGGLAVNIVEC; this comes from the coding sequence ATGAGTGTCAGCGTGTTCGACCTGTTCAGCATCGGCATCGGCCCGTCGAGCTCACACACGGTCGGCCCGATGCGGGCGGCCGGCCGGTTCATCTCCACTCTGGCCGAGGCTGGTGTCCTCGACCGGGTGACCCGGGTGCGATCGGAGCTGTTCGGGTCCCTGGGTGCGACCGGACACGGCCACGGCAGCTACAACGCGGTGCTGTGGGGGCTCGAGGGCGAGAATCCGGAGACTGTCGACACGGTGCGAGGCCCGGAGCGCGCCACCCTGGTGAAGGCCACCGGACGGCTCCGGCTCGGCGGCAGCCACGAGATCGACTTCGACCCGGATCATGACCTGGTGCTGCACCGTCGGCGCTCGCTGCCGTTCCACCCGAATGGGATGACGTTCACCGCGTGGCAGGGTTCGGAGGTGGTCGCCGAACGGACCTACTACTCGATCGGTGGCGGCTTCGTACTCGGCGCCGACAGCAGCGGGCGTCCAGAGCTCAGGCCGGATGCGACGTCGGTCCCCTATCCCTTTCGCACCGCGAACGAGCTGCTGGCGCAGTGTGAGGACCACTCCATGTCCATTAGTGCTGTGATGATGGCCAACGAGTGTGCCCGTCGGTCCGAGCAGGACGTTCGAGCCGGGCTGCTGCGGCTGTGGTCCACGATGGCGGACTGCATCGCCAAGGGCTGCGCCACGCCGGGGGTGCTGCCGGGGGGCCTCAAGGTGCGCAGACGAGCCGCGGAGCTCCACCTGCGCCTGGTCGCGGATGCCGGGCAGTTCCGGCACGCGGTCGACCCGTTGGCGGCCATGGACTGGGTCACACTGTGGGCCCTGGCGGTGAACGAGGAGAACGCCTCCGGCGGCCGAATCGTGACGGCCCCAACCAACGGGGCCGCCGGGATCATCCCGGCGGTACTGCAGTACGCGGTCCGATTCGTCCCCGGCACAGACGACGATGCCATCGTCAGCTTCCTGCTCGTCGCCGGCGCGATCGGGTCGATCTATCAGCAGACGGCTTCCATCTCAGGGGCGGAGGTCGGCTGCCAGGGAGAGGTCGGCACCGCCTGCTCGATGGCCGCGGCGGCGCTGGCCGAGATCCTCGGAGGCACACCGCGCCAGGTGGAGAATGCCGCCGAGATCGGCATGGAGCACCATCTGGGCCTGACCTGCGACCCGGTCGGAGGACTGGTCCAGATCCCCTGCATCGAGCGGAACGCCGTCGGCTCGGTCCAGGCGATCACGGCCGCGCGCCTGGCCCTCTACGGCGACGGCGCGCACACGGTCAGTCTGGACAAGGTGATCAAGACGATGATGGAGACCGGTGCGGACATGAAGGTCAAGTACAAGGAGACGGCACGTGGCGGCCTGGCGGTGAACATCGTCGAGTGCTGA
- the tdh gene encoding L-threonine 3-dehydrogenase, producing the protein MKALVKTAAQPGLELIDVPEPAVGPGDVLVGVKATGICGTDLHIESWDHWAQKVIRVPLTVGHEFSGEVVEVGSTVTDVAVGDFVSGEGHIVCGRCRNCRAGRRHLCINTRGIGVQLDGAFAEYVSLPSTNAWVHREPVAVDVAAIFDPLGNAVHTALTFPMLAEDVLVTGAGPIGIMAAMVSKHAGARYVVITDLSDERLALADSLGVSLAVNAAHSTAAEAQRTLGMREGFDVGLEMSGSPAALRDMISNMTHGGRIAMLGLPSEEISIDFATVVLNMLTIKGIYGREMFETWYAMSVLLQSGLDVSGVITDRFHYTDFKEAFATARNGRCGKVIMNWES; encoded by the coding sequence TTGAAAGCCCTGGTGAAGACGGCTGCCCAACCCGGGCTGGAGCTGATCGACGTTCCCGAGCCGGCCGTCGGCCCAGGAGACGTACTGGTGGGGGTGAAGGCCACCGGCATCTGTGGCACCGACCTGCACATCGAGTCCTGGGACCACTGGGCCCAGAAGGTGATCCGGGTGCCGTTGACCGTCGGGCACGAGTTCTCTGGCGAGGTGGTCGAGGTCGGGTCAACGGTGACCGACGTCGCGGTCGGGGACTTTGTCAGTGGCGAGGGCCACATCGTCTGTGGGCGGTGCCGCAACTGCCGCGCCGGACGCCGTCACCTGTGCATCAACACCCGCGGCATCGGGGTGCAGCTCGACGGAGCCTTCGCCGAGTACGTCTCGCTGCCGTCGACCAACGCCTGGGTGCACCGGGAACCGGTCGCTGTCGATGTCGCCGCCATCTTCGACCCGCTCGGCAACGCCGTGCACACCGCGCTGACCTTCCCGATGCTGGCCGAGGACGTCCTCGTCACCGGCGCCGGTCCGATCGGCATCATGGCGGCGATGGTGTCCAAGCATGCCGGCGCCCGCTATGTGGTGATCACCGACCTCAGCGACGAACGGCTGGCGCTGGCGGACTCGTTGGGTGTGAGCCTGGCGGTCAACGCCGCCCACAGCACGGCAGCCGAGGCGCAGCGGACGCTGGGGATGCGTGAGGGTTTCGATGTGGGTCTGGAGATGTCGGGCAGCCCCGCAGCGCTCCGGGACATGATCAGCAACATGACCCATGGCGGCAGGATCGCGATGCTGGGTCTGCCATCGGAGGAGATCAGCATCGACTTCGCGACGGTCGTCCTGAACATGCTGACGATCAAGGGCATCTATGGCCGGGAGATGTTCGAGACCTGGTACGCGATGTCGGTACTGCTGCAGAGTGGGCTGGATGTCTCCGGTGTCATCACCGACCGCTTCCACTACACCGACTTCAAGGAAGCCTTCGCCACCGCCAGGAACGGCCGCTGCGGCAAAGTGATCATGAATTGGGAATCGTGA